Proteins encoded within one genomic window of Candidatus Brevundimonas colombiensis:
- a CDS encoding 3'(2'),5'-bisphosphate nucleotidase CysQ, whose product MTDLNADLDLIRQAAIDAGALAIAEREAGLKIQSKPGGSPVTSGDLKVDAMLKARLLAARPDYGWLSEETADSPDRLSKKRIFVVDPIDGTVAYMKRTPWWCAPIAVVEDGQVVAAVIHAPEVEETYAAVRGGGATRNGRPIQASDVDTLEDASVLGDARLIQAPWFDEPWPPMRFEKRNALAYRMALVASGAFDAALALTPKWDWDVAAGWLIATEAGARVSDHHGRPWAFNRPDPRQASLVCAAPLIQPMIVRRCRNVPFST is encoded by the coding sequence ATGACGGACTTGAACGCCGACCTCGATCTGATCCGACAGGCGGCCATCGACGCGGGCGCCCTGGCTATCGCCGAGCGCGAAGCGGGGCTGAAGATCCAGTCCAAGCCCGGCGGTTCGCCCGTGACCAGCGGCGACCTGAAGGTGGACGCCATGCTGAAGGCGCGGCTGCTGGCGGCCCGGCCCGACTATGGCTGGCTGTCGGAGGAGACGGCGGATTCGCCGGATCGGCTGTCCAAAAAACGCATCTTCGTGGTCGATCCCATCGACGGCACGGTCGCCTATATGAAGCGGACGCCGTGGTGGTGCGCGCCCATCGCCGTGGTCGAGGATGGTCAGGTCGTCGCCGCCGTCATCCATGCGCCCGAGGTGGAGGAGACCTATGCCGCTGTGCGCGGCGGCGGGGCCACGCGCAACGGCCGGCCGATCCAGGCCTCGGACGTGGATACGCTGGAGGACGCCTCGGTGCTGGGCGACGCCCGGCTGATCCAGGCGCCCTGGTTCGACGAGCCGTGGCCGCCGATGCGGTTCGAAAAGCGCAACGCCCTGGCCTACCGCATGGCGCTGGTGGCGTCGGGCGCGTTCGACGCGGCGCTGGCCCTGACGCCCAAATGGGACTGGGACGTCGCCGCCGGCTGGCTGATCGCGACGGAGGCGGGGGCCAGGGTCAGCGACCATCACGGCCGGCCGTGGGCCTTCAACCGGCCTGATCCGCGCCAGGCCAGCCTGGTCTGCGCCGCGCCGCTGATCCAGCCGATGATCGTGCGGCGCTGTAGAAACGTGCCGTTTTCGACCTAA
- a CDS encoding DMT family transporter, whose product MNQISSPGSAAASMGALSMLSASLVFAAANTLQSILPQQFAMSSTGMAFWQYLIASVLMAPVVMRIGLGKLKTRHPLAHQARAFASALGVHVFVYGFASGVPIWQMVTLLATGPLFVIVGSTLFLGERVSGARLGAALAGFVGAVVVSGVGAERLDWPALTPILAAALWAATDVLTKALAREESPETLTVSLLVLITPNHLAILLLANAFAFVLPAGVATGLPFALPQGIGLLLLLALGGLTAAAQYLLAWAYKRADAAYLQPFADLKAPLAGLIGWSLLGQTPSPWFWPGAALIVGASVFIFWTENRAPQTRAAPAVGGG is encoded by the coding sequence TTGAACCAGATTTCCTCGCCCGGCTCCGCCGCCGCCTCCATGGGCGCGCTGTCGATGCTGTCGGCCAGCCTGGTGTTCGCCGCCGCCAATACGCTTCAGTCGATCCTGCCGCAGCAGTTCGCCATGAGTTCGACCGGCATGGCCTTCTGGCAATATCTGATCGCCTCGGTGCTGATGGCGCCGGTGGTGATGCGGATCGGGCTGGGCAAGCTGAAGACACGCCATCCGCTGGCGCACCAGGCCCGCGCCTTCGCCTCGGCCCTGGGGGTGCATGTGTTCGTCTATGGCTTCGCCTCGGGCGTGCCGATCTGGCAGATGGTGACGCTGCTGGCGACCGGGCCGCTGTTCGTCATCGTCGGTTCGACCCTGTTCCTGGGCGAGCGAGTGTCGGGCGCCCGGCTCGGCGCCGCCCTGGCCGGCTTCGTCGGCGCGGTGGTGGTGTCCGGCGTCGGGGCCGAGCGGCTGGACTGGCCCGCCCTGACGCCGATCCTGGCCGCCGCCCTGTGGGCCGCCACCGACGTCCTGACCAAGGCCCTGGCGCGCGAGGAAAGCCCCGAGACCCTGACCGTCTCCCTGCTGGTGCTGATCACGCCCAACCATCTGGCGATCCTGCTGTTGGCCAACGCCTTCGCCTTCGTCCTGCCGGCCGGCGTGGCGACGGGCCTGCCGTTCGCCTTGCCGCAAGGGATCGGGCTGCTGCTGCTGCTGGCGCTCGGCGGGCTGACGGCGGCGGCGCAGTATCTGCTGGCCTGGGCCTACAAGCGGGCGGACGCGGCCTATCTGCAGCCGTTCGCGGACCTGAAGGCGCCATTGGCCGGCCTGATCGGCTGGTCCCTGCTGGGCCAGACGCCGTCGCCGTGGTTCTGGCCGGGGGCGGCCCTGATCGTCGGCGCCTCGGTCTTCATCTTCTGGACAGAGAACCGCGCGCCGCAAACGCGCGCGGCCCCGGCCGTCGGCGGAGGATGA
- a CDS encoding TldD/PmbA family protein — MTETLAAPVSTDLLNDIVKAALSAGADAAEAVSADRRSLSVGVRNGGLEDVEREESRDLGLRVFVGQRQASVSASDLSPATQARLVERAVAMARLAPEDPNAGLAPQDRLARGPLPDLDLFDASERSAEALEAAAAQAEAAALAVTGVARSEGGHASWSSSRWRLVTSHGFDGAYEGSAFSLGVGVIAEKDGAMERGGESRSTRHLSDLPGAEVIGRTAGERATARVGPRKIASTTAPVIFDNRMAGQIVSPALGAISGPSIARGTSFLKDRLGQRVFAPGVTLIDDPFRPRGMGSTPFDDEGVAVERRALFDDGVLTTWLLNSASARQLGLQSTGHASRGLAGPSGVSTHNLHMQPGERDLAGLMADAGSGLLVTSMFGPSLNGNTGDWSAGVSGFWFENGEIAYPVSEVTVAGKLPELYLRIERGSDLEFRGGFNVPSLMFDAVAIAGK, encoded by the coding sequence ATGACCGAGACCCTGGCTGCGCCCGTTTCCACCGATCTTCTCAACGACATCGTCAAGGCGGCCCTGAGCGCCGGGGCCGACGCGGCCGAGGCGGTCAGCGCCGACCGCCGGTCCCTGTCGGTCGGAGTGCGAAACGGCGGGCTGGAGGATGTGGAGCGCGAGGAATCGCGCGACCTGGGCCTGAGGGTCTTCGTGGGTCAGCGTCAGGCGTCGGTGTCGGCGTCGGACCTGTCGCCCGCGACCCAGGCGCGGCTGGTCGAGCGCGCGGTGGCCATGGCGCGTCTGGCGCCCGAAGACCCCAACGCGGGTCTGGCGCCGCAGGACCGGCTGGCGCGCGGCCCCCTGCCCGACCTGGACCTGTTCGACGCCAGCGAGCGCAGCGCCGAGGCGCTGGAAGCCGCCGCCGCCCAGGCCGAGGCCGCCGCCCTGGCCGTGACCGGCGTGGCGCGATCCGAGGGCGGTCACGCCTCCTGGTCGTCCAGCCGCTGGCGGCTGGTCACGTCGCACGGGTTCGACGGCGCCTATGAGGGGTCGGCCTTCTCTCTGGGCGTCGGCGTCATCGCCGAAAAGGACGGAGCGATGGAGCGCGGCGGCGAGAGCCGTTCGACCCGCCACCTGTCCGACCTGCCGGGCGCCGAGGTGATCGGGCGGACGGCTGGGGAACGCGCCACAGCCCGCGTGGGACCGCGCAAGATCGCCTCGACCACCGCCCCCGTCATCTTCGACAACCGGATGGCCGGCCAGATCGTGTCGCCGGCGCTGGGGGCCATATCGGGTCCGTCGATCGCGCGCGGCACCTCCTTCCTGAAGGACCGGCTGGGCCAGCGGGTGTTCGCGCCGGGCGTCACCCTGATCGACGATCCGTTCCGCCCGCGCGGCATGGGTTCGACCCCGTTCGATGACGAGGGCGTGGCGGTCGAACGGCGCGCCCTGTTCGACGACGGCGTCCTGACCACCTGGCTGCTGAACAGCGCCTCGGCGCGGCAGTTGGGCCTGCAATCGACGGGTCATGCGTCGCGGGGGCTGGCCGGGCCGTCCGGCGTCTCGACCCACAATCTGCATATGCAGCCGGGCGAGCGCGATCTGGCGGGTCTGATGGCCGATGCGGGGTCGGGCCTGTTGGTCACGTCGATGTTCGGCCCGTCGCTGAACGGCAACACCGGCGACTGGTCCGCCGGGGTGTCGGGCTTCTGGTTCGAGAACGGCGAAATCGCCTATCCGGTCAGCGAAGTGACCGTGGCGGGCAAGCTGCCCGAGCTTTATCTGCGGATCGAGCGGGGCTCGGACCTGGAGTTCCGGGGCGGCTTCAACGTGCCCAGCCTGATGTTCGACGCGGTGGCCATCGCCGGCAAATGA
- a CDS encoding lysophospholipid acyltransferase family protein: MRPLRIPAVQSALAWTLAKWMQFCFATIRWTYENQSTAEAVWAQGGGVLCVFWHSRIGLSPVCWPLDRAQPAKALISLSADGEFIAKAVARQGFPAVRGSSANKDKAEKAKGGTQALRDGLKQLKLGALAITPDGPRGPANVMAEGLPLMAKLSKAPVLFIGMSCSPAIRLNSWDRAVLPLPFGKGAIVWDRADYPEGAEIAEVVADWTPRLNAVEARADQITGLKP; this comes from the coding sequence GTGAGGCCCCTGCGCATACCCGCCGTCCAGTCGGCCCTGGCCTGGACCCTGGCCAAGTGGATGCAGTTCTGCTTCGCTACCATCCGCTGGACCTATGAGAACCAGTCGACGGCCGAGGCGGTCTGGGCGCAGGGCGGCGGCGTGCTGTGCGTCTTCTGGCATTCTCGCATCGGCCTGTCGCCGGTGTGCTGGCCGCTGGATCGGGCGCAGCCGGCCAAGGCCCTGATCTCGCTGTCCGCCGACGGAGAATTCATCGCCAAGGCCGTGGCGCGTCAGGGCTTTCCCGCCGTGCGCGGGTCGTCGGCCAACAAGGACAAGGCGGAAAAGGCCAAGGGCGGAACCCAGGCCCTGCGCGACGGGCTGAAGCAGTTGAAGCTCGGCGCCCTGGCCATCACCCCCGACGGCCCGCGCGGCCCGGCCAACGTCATGGCCGAGGGGCTGCCGCTGATGGCCAAACTGTCCAAGGCGCCGGTGCTGTTCATCGGCATGTCGTGCAGTCCGGCGATCCGGCTGAACAGTTGGGACAGGGCGGTCCTGCCCCTGCCCTTCGGCAAGGGCGCCATCGTCTGGGACCGCGCCGACTATCCCGAGGGCGCCGAGATCGCCGAGGTGGTCGCCGACTGGACGCCCCGTCTGAACGCCGTCGAGGCGCGCGCAGATCAGATCACCGGCCTGAAGCCGTGA
- a CDS encoding M14 family metallopeptidase yields the protein MSQTPPASLSNAAPWDQPFLPPAPAWDGASRALLRGASDPWVTAFEADPAHDFSPDYADTRAWFDRLDAASDLIRIEQFGTSPEGRPIYAVIASKDGAAFDPAKPVLMIQAGIHPGEIDGKDAGMMLLRDIAFYGKDGLLDRVNLILIPILSVDGHERASAYSRPNQRGPRIQGWRNTATNQNLNRDYLKLDQAEMRAVRGLILNYRPDLYVDVHVTDGMDYQYDVTFGFNGEDGSFSRSPHGSQWLDSVFKPAMNAALERQGHIPGELVFGVDDDEPKKGLSDGGLGERYSNGWGAAAHVPTILIENHSLKPHEQRVLGTYVFIEEALRLLADKGSALRAATEQDRALRPAEILANFEQEDTPASTRPFKGVLFDTYFSPASGRNEIRWSGQPDPDLWQMPFYGSKPTLTLQRPTAYWIPSYRTDIIERLRAHGVQMETVAAPRVVNVEMLRLVSPKLAARANEGHVQASVETVKTERRDWTFPTGSVRVPTDQPLGDVAILLLEPQSNESFFAWGMFPEVMSRVEYIEAYAIAPLAETMLAADPALKAAFEAKLAAEPAFAADPQSRLAWFYERTPFYDDHYLLYPIGRED from the coding sequence CCGATCCGTGGGTCACGGCGTTCGAGGCCGATCCGGCCCATGATTTCAGCCCCGACTATGCCGACACCCGCGCCTGGTTCGACCGGCTGGATGCGGCGTCTGACCTGATCCGCATCGAACAGTTCGGCACATCGCCGGAGGGGCGGCCCATCTATGCGGTGATCGCCTCCAAGGATGGCGCCGCCTTCGATCCGGCCAAGCCCGTGCTGATGATCCAGGCCGGCATCCACCCCGGCGAGATCGACGGCAAGGATGCGGGCATGATGCTGCTTCGCGACATCGCCTTCTATGGCAAGGACGGGCTGCTGGACCGGGTCAACCTGATCCTGATCCCGATCCTGAGCGTGGACGGGCACGAGCGGGCCAGCGCCTATTCCCGCCCCAACCAGCGCGGACCGCGCATCCAGGGCTGGCGCAACACCGCAACCAACCAGAACCTGAACCGCGACTATCTGAAGCTGGACCAGGCCGAGATGCGGGCCGTGCGCGGCCTGATCCTGAATTACCGGCCGGACCTCTATGTGGACGTCCATGTCACCGATGGCATGGATTACCAGTACGACGTCACCTTCGGCTTCAATGGCGAGGACGGGTCGTTCAGCCGCTCGCCGCATGGGTCTCAGTGGCTGGATTCGGTGTTCAAGCCCGCCATGAACGCGGCGCTGGAACGCCAGGGCCATATTCCCGGCGAACTGGTGTTCGGCGTCGATGACGATGAGCCGAAGAAAGGTCTGTCGGACGGCGGTCTGGGCGAACGCTATTCCAACGGCTGGGGCGCGGCGGCCCATGTCCCGACCATCCTGATCGAGAACCACAGCCTGAAACCGCATGAGCAGCGCGTGCTTGGGACATATGTCTTCATCGAGGAAGCGCTGCGGCTGCTGGCGGACAAGGGTTCGGCGCTGAGGGCGGCGACCGAGCAGGACCGCGCCCTGCGCCCGGCGGAAATCCTGGCCAATTTCGAGCAGGAGGACACCCCCGCCTCCACCCGGCCGTTCAAGGGCGTGCTGTTCGACACCTATTTCAGCCCCGCCTCGGGCCGCAACGAAATCCGCTGGTCGGGCCAGCCCGATCCCGACCTATGGCAGATGCCCTTCTATGGGTCCAAACCGACCCTGACCCTGCAACGGCCGACGGCCTACTGGATTCCCAGCTACCGCACCGACATCATCGAGCGGCTGAGGGCGCACGGGGTGCAGATGGAGACGGTCGCCGCGCCGCGCGTGGTCAATGTGGAGATGCTGCGTCTGGTGTCGCCCAAACTGGCCGCCCGCGCCAATGAGGGCCATGTTCAGGCATCGGTCGAGACGGTGAAGACCGAGCGTCGCGACTGGACCTTCCCCACCGGATCGGTGCGGGTCCCGACCGACCAGCCGCTGGGCGACGTCGCCATCCTGCTGCTGGAGCCGCAGTCGAACGAGAGCTTCTTCGCCTGGGGCATGTTCCCCGAGGTGATGAGCCGGGTCGAATATATCGAGGCCTACGCCATCGCGCCGCTGGCCGAGACGATGCTGGCGGCCGATCCGGCGCTGAAGGCCGCGTTCGAGGCGAAACTGGCGGCCGAGCCCGCCTTCGCCGCCGATCCGCAGTCGCGTCTGGCCTGGTTCTATGAACGCACGCCCTTCTACGACGACCACTATCTGCTCTATCCCATCGGGCGCGAGGACTGA
- a CDS encoding DUF4170 domain-containing protein translates to MTDQNAAPSQLLHLVIGGEMRHLNEPVFRDLSQVEFVGAFGNYEDAKKAWKARAQATVDNAHMRYFILHAHKLIDPRADVA, encoded by the coding sequence ATGACCGATCAGAACGCCGCGCCGTCGCAACTGCTTCACCTCGTGATCGGCGGCGAGATGCGCCACCTGAACGAGCCGGTGTTCCGCGATCTGTCGCAGGTCGAGTTCGTCGGCGCCTTCGGCAATTATGAAGACGCCAAGAAGGCCTGGAAGGCCCGCGCCCAGGCCACCGTGGACAACGCCCACATGCGCTATTTCATCCTGCACGCCCACAAGCTGATCGACCCGCGCGCCGACGTCGCCTAA
- a CDS encoding MAPEG family protein, whose product MSSPLMLAIQAAALWSGLLILMMLVLSGIVVSGRRKHMVSLGDGGNADLMAASRAFGNLVEYGTPGMIAMLLLAAVGGPAWMVHGVGATLLVGRISHALGLLFQTGPSLGRVIGMLLTWVALLTAAVGLIAFAVV is encoded by the coding sequence ATGAGTTCGCCCCTGATGCTGGCCATCCAGGCCGCCGCCCTGTGGAGCGGCCTGCTGATCCTGATGATGCTGGTGCTGTCGGGCATCGTGGTCAGCGGACGGCGCAAGCACATGGTGTCGCTGGGCGACGGCGGCAACGCCGACCTGATGGCGGCCAGCCGCGCCTTCGGCAATCTGGTGGAATATGGGACGCCGGGCATGATCGCCATGCTGCTGCTGGCCGCCGTCGGCGGGCCCGCCTGGATGGTTCATGGGGTGGGGGCGACCCTGCTGGTCGGCCGGATCAGTCATGCCCTGGGCCTGCTGTTCCAGACCGGGCCGTCGCTGGGCCGGGTGATCGGGATGTTGCTGACCTGGGTGGCGCTGCTGACGGCCGCCGTGGGGCTGATCGCCTTCGCCGTGGTCTGA
- a CDS encoding ABC transporter ATP-binding protein — MSEPAPSMPLRALLARIWRDYLSLHRWTLVTAIVCAALTGVLTVTLLQLLQPAVNGLFLNGDQPITLFHYIHVEARHALIAIPVAILAVALIRTAAALLQAWLVNRLGHSIVGDIQVRLFGRMIRADLARLRSQHSGGFVSSVLFDANLVREAFTSGVVTYTQNLLMLIGTIVFMFFNDWQLAMVVLLGVPLVALVLRRFGKRTRKAARGAMAETENLSTALMENMDGVRLIKIENREAAEEARVAEVVARRQRHVIKGANARAFAGPASDMVAYVVVAAVLAYAGWRAQSGAMTVGGFAAFIAMLLAAGQSLRQVTNLATVLAEGFTAARRLFAALDIEPEIREAPDAAPLAAGPVEVVLEHVSFAYAPGGAPTLDEVSLRVAPGETVALVGPSGGGKSTILSLLPRFYDVTGGAVTINGRDVRALRIHDLRDHIALVTQEPFLFDDTIAANIAYGRPGATQGQIEDAARAAAAHDFITALPEGYATRAGEAGLRLSGGQRQRIAIARAFVKDAPILLLDEATSALDTESEALVQAALERLMEGRATLMIAHRLSTVKNANRIYVIEAGKVVEEGSHEALVARGGLYARLARQQSLDGASVAIETVA, encoded by the coding sequence ATGAGCGAACCCGCCCCCTCCATGCCCCTTCGCGCCCTGCTGGCGCGGATCTGGCGTGACTATCTGTCCCTGCACCGCTGGACCCTGGTCACGGCCATCGTCTGCGCGGCGCTGACGGGGGTTCTGACGGTCACGCTGCTGCAGTTGCTTCAGCCCGCCGTGAACGGCCTGTTCCTGAACGGCGACCAGCCGATCACCCTGTTCCACTATATTCATGTCGAGGCGCGACACGCGCTGATCGCGATCCCCGTCGCCATTCTGGCGGTGGCGCTGATCCGAACCGCAGCAGCCCTGTTGCAGGCGTGGCTGGTGAACCGCCTGGGCCACAGCATCGTCGGCGACATTCAGGTTCGGCTGTTCGGCCGCATGATCCGCGCCGACCTGGCGCGTCTGCGCAGCCAGCATTCGGGCGGTTTCGTCTCGTCGGTGCTGTTCGACGCCAATCTGGTGCGCGAGGCCTTCACCTCGGGCGTCGTGACCTACACCCAGAACCTGCTGATGCTGATCGGCACCATCGTCTTCATGTTCTTCAACGACTGGCAGTTGGCCATGGTGGTGCTGCTGGGCGTGCCGCTGGTAGCGCTGGTGCTGCGCCGGTTCGGAAAGCGCACGCGCAAGGCCGCGCGCGGCGCCATGGCCGAGACCGAGAACCTGTCGACCGCCCTGATGGAGAACATGGACGGGGTTCGGCTGATCAAGATCGAGAATCGCGAAGCCGCCGAAGAAGCCCGCGTCGCCGAGGTGGTCGCCCGGCGCCAACGCCACGTCATAAAGGGGGCCAACGCCCGCGCCTTCGCCGGTCCCGCGTCGGACATGGTGGCCTATGTCGTGGTGGCCGCCGTGCTGGCCTATGCCGGATGGCGCGCGCAGTCGGGCGCCATGACGGTGGGCGGCTTCGCCGCCTTCATCGCCATGCTGCTGGCGGCGGGCCAGTCGTTGCGTCAGGTGACCAATCTGGCGACGGTGCTGGCCGAGGGTTTCACCGCCGCGCGCCGTCTGTTCGCCGCCCTGGACATAGAGCCGGAAATTCGAGAGGCGCCGGATGCGGCGCCCCTGGCCGCCGGTCCGGTCGAGGTGGTGCTGGAGCATGTGTCGTTCGCCTACGCCCCCGGCGGGGCGCCGACGCTGGACGAGGTGTCCCTGCGGGTCGCGCCGGGCGAGACGGTGGCGCTGGTCGGGCCGTCGGGCGGGGGCAAGAGCACAATCCTGAGCCTGTTGCCGCGCTTCTACGATGTGACGGGCGGGGCGGTGACGATCAACGGACGCGACGTGCGGGCGCTGCGTATTCATGACCTGCGCGACCATATCGCCCTGGTGACGCAGGAGCCCTTCCTGTTCGACGACACCATCGCCGCCAACATCGCCTATGGCCGCCCCGGCGCGACGCAAGGCCAGATCGAGGACGCGGCCCGCGCCGCCGCCGCCCACGACTTCATCACCGCCCTGCCCGAAGGTTACGCCACCCGCGCGGGCGAGGCGGGCCTGCGCCTGTCGGGGGGCCAGCGCCAGCGCATCGCCATCGCCCGCGCCTTCGTCAAGGACGCGCCGATCCTGCTGCTGGACGAGGCGACCAGCGCCCTGGACACCGAGAGCGAGGCCCTGGTGCAGGCGGCGCTGGAGCGGCTGATGGAGGGCCGCGCCACCCTGATGATCGCCCACCGCCTGTCGACCGTGAAGAACGCCAACCGCATCTATGTGATCGAGGCGGGCAAGGTGGTCGAGGAGGGATCGCACGAGGCCCTGGTGGCCAGGGGCGGCCTCTACGCCCGTCTGGCGCGCCAGCAGTCGCTGGACGGCGCGTCCGTCGCCATTGAGACCGTGGCGTGA
- a CDS encoding sulfur transferase domain-containing protein has translation MSRFDLTTAWGRFRAHWDYFWADHAFLRLAFSNAHWLGPDLVRTNQPSPRQLAYWKSKGVKTVINLRGERDEGYYWLEKQACERLGLTLIDAPLDSRDPPQRDRIHRARDLFKTIQYPVLIHCKSGADRAGMMAVFYRHFHLGEPISVAMNQLSKKYLHSREGLTGVLDYTLEKYVNEVEPRGISFIDWIDSPDYDPQAIRAEFKAGWWGTLLTDKLLRRE, from the coding sequence ATGTCGCGTTTCGATCTCACCACCGCCTGGGGCCGGTTCAGGGCCCATTGGGACTATTTCTGGGCGGACCATGCGTTTCTGCGCCTGGCCTTTTCCAACGCCCACTGGCTGGGACCGGACCTGGTACGGACCAATCAGCCGTCGCCGCGCCAGTTGGCCTATTGGAAGTCCAAGGGCGTCAAGACCGTCATCAATCTGCGCGGCGAACGGGACGAGGGCTATTACTGGCTGGAGAAACAGGCGTGCGAGCGTCTGGGCCTGACCCTGATCGACGCCCCGCTGGATTCGCGCGATCCGCCGCAACGCGACCGCATCCATCGCGCGCGCGACCTTTTCAAAACGATCCAGTATCCGGTGCTGATCCACTGCAAGTCGGGCGCGGACCGGGCGGGGATGATGGCGGTCTTCTATCGCCACTTCCATCTGGGCGAGCCGATCTCGGTCGCCATGAACCAGCTGTCCAAGAAATACCTGCACTCGCGCGAGGGGCTGACGGGCGTGCTGGACTATACGCTGGAGAAATATGTCAACGAGGTCGAACCGCGCGGGATCAGCTTCATCGACTGGATCGACAGCCCCGACTACGACCCTCAGGCGATCCGCGCCGAGTTCAAGGCCGGCTGGTGGGGCACGCTGCTGACCGACAAACTGCTGCGACGGGAGTAG